One part of the Thermoanaerobacterium sp. CMT5567-10 genome encodes these proteins:
- a CDS encoding flagellar biosynthetic protein FliO, producing MSSDSVFFQAVTFLLIFVFVVFLAYYVTVFINKKALNIYKGNNFDIVDHLNLGKDKNLYIIKVCNEYLLFSVTNNSIVYIKTLTADDVKMKDKNSSFKQSLNISLNNLKKLSIRNLGGNEHDTYKKN from the coding sequence ATGTCTAGCGATAGCGTGTTTTTTCAAGCTGTTACATTTCTTTTAATATTTGTATTCGTAGTTTTTTTGGCCTATTATGTAACAGTATTTATCAATAAAAAGGCTTTGAATATATATAAAGGAAATAATTTTGACATTGTAGATCACTTAAATTTAGGCAAAGATAAAAATTTGTATATAATCAAAGTTTGCAACGAATACTTGCTATTTAGTGTCACGAATAATTCTATTGTATATATAAAGACTTTAACTGCTGATGATGTTAAGATGAAAGATAAAAATAGCAGTTTCAAACAAAGTTTAAATATTTCATTAAACAATTTAAAGAAATTGTCAATTAGAAATCTAGGTGGTAATGAACATGATACATATAAAAAAAATTAG
- the fliP gene encoding flagellar type III secretion system pore protein FliP (The bacterial flagellar biogenesis protein FliP forms a type III secretion system (T3SS)-type pore required for flagellar assembly.) yields MIHIKKISGAVLLLTLLTKVAYAAPSSASPLITINAPSGPNNIASSIQIVLLLTVLTLAPSILIMMTSFTRIIVVLSFLRNALGLQQMPPNQVLIGLSLFLTFFIMAPVGVQINNDSIQPYMQGKITPQVAYVKARDPLKNFMLKQTRKNDLNLFINLAKIKVKSVNDIPLRVVIPSFIISELKTAFEIGFIIYIPFLIIDMVVASVLMSMGMFMLPPVLISLPFKLLLFILVDGWNILAKSLVIGFR; encoded by the coding sequence ATGATACATATAAAAAAAATTAGTGGGGCTGTGTTATTACTAACTTTATTGACAAAAGTTGCATATGCAGCACCGAGTTCTGCTTCGCCGCTGATTACAATAAATGCACCATCAGGTCCGAATAACATAGCATCGAGTATTCAGATAGTGCTTCTTTTAACTGTATTAACTTTAGCACCTTCAATACTCATAATGATGACTTCTTTTACAAGAATTATTGTTGTCTTATCATTTTTGAGAAATGCTTTGGGTTTACAGCAAATGCCACCTAATCAAGTTTTAATTGGATTGTCCTTATTTTTGACGTTTTTTATAATGGCACCTGTTGGTGTGCAAATAAACAATGATTCAATACAACCATATATGCAGGGAAAAATAACCCCACAAGTAGCCTATGTCAAAGCAAGAGATCCTTTAAAAAATTTTATGCTAAAACAGACTAGAAAAAATGATTTGAATTTATTTATAAATCTTGCCAAAATTAAAGTAAAGAGTGTGAATGACATACCACTAAGAGTTGTTATTCCTTCGTTTATTATTAGTGAGCTTAAGACGGCATTTGAGATTGGTTTTATTATATACATACCATTTTTGATTATAGACATGGTTGTTGCCAGTGTATTAATGTCCATGGGAATGTTTATGTTACCGCCTGTACTTATTTCTTTGCCATTTAAACTTTTGCTGTTTATTTTAGTAGATGGATGGAATATATTAGCAAAATCATTGGTAATAGGTTTTAGATAA
- the fliQ gene encoding flagellar biosynthesis protein FliQ gives MDPGVVLDIGREALMVTMIVSAPLLIVSLLVGLIISIFQATTQIQEQTLTFVPKILAIFASIMLFGPWMLTTLINYTQKLILNINNFIK, from the coding sequence ATGGATCCTGGAGTAGTTCTTGATATTGGAAGGGAAGCATTAATGGTGACAATGATTGTATCCGCACCGCTTTTAATTGTATCGCTATTGGTAGGACTCATTATAAGTATATTTCAGGCAACAACACAGATTCAGGAGCAGACTTTGACGTTTGTACCTAAAATTTTAGCTATTTTTGCTTCTATAATGTTATTTGGACCATGGATGCTTACAACATTGATTAATTACACACAAAAATTAATATTAAACATTAATAATTTTATTAAATAG
- the fliR gene encoding flagellar biosynthetic protein FliR → MELSYYILNNVQYFLIVFVRMLGIFILTPLFGTRSLPPMFKIGLAFFTSIIIFDLVKVNIDASNLYQYVVIVFNEFLVGLLIGLASMVSFSAIYLAGQIIDYQLGFSIVNVLAAGEETQVPLIGNFVYILTLLLFLLINGHHKLFVMLFQSYSMIPVGTAFLHSESINVIFTKIVSDMFVLGFRISAPIVLSTLLTDITLSIISRTIPQLNVFMIGMPIKIFIGIFTLFIMLPMYLAIIDVLFNGMYSDIYLLLKSMVKG, encoded by the coding sequence ATGGAACTGAGTTATTACATTTTAAACAATGTACAATACTTTTTGATAGTCTTTGTGCGAATGCTTGGTATTTTTATACTGACACCACTATTTGGAACAAGATCGTTGCCTCCGATGTTTAAAATTGGCCTTGCCTTTTTTACATCGATAATTATATTTGATTTAGTGAAGGTAAACATCGATGCAAGTAATTTATATCAATACGTTGTAATTGTATTTAATGAGTTTTTGGTTGGCTTATTGATTGGCTTAGCTTCCATGGTTTCATTTAGCGCTATTTACTTGGCTGGACAAATAATAGATTATCAATTAGGTTTTAGCATTGTCAATGTTCTTGCTGCAGGTGAAGAGACACAGGTGCCTTTGATTGGAAACTTTGTATACATACTTACGCTGCTATTATTCCTGCTGATAAACGGACATCACAAATTGTTTGTAATGCTGTTTCAAAGCTATAGTATGATACCTGTTGGTACTGCATTTTTGCATTCAGAAAGTATTAATGTTATTTTTACGAAGATTGTATCAGATATGTTTGTTTTAGGTTTCAGAATCAGTGCACCAATCGTTCTTTCAACATTGCTTACTGATATAACATTAAGCATAATTTCAAGAACGATTCCACAGCTAAATGTATTTATGATTGGCATGCCTATTAAAATATTTATCGGCATATTCACATTGTTTATAATGTTGCCAATGTATTTAGCAATCATAGATGTTTTATTCAACGGGATGTATTCTGATATATATTTGCTTTTAAAATCTATGGTAAAAGGATGA
- the flhB gene encoding flagellar biosynthesis protein FlhB, with protein MKLQLFAGEKTEPATPKRRQDARKKGQVFQSREVTSAIITIAGFLVIYFTVQNSIEEIMNLIKYLFLNYGGASDNAFTVNGIYKLFEIILTVFLKLILPTVATVFLVALVSTYAQVGFVFTSESLNIKLERLNPLEGIKRMFSRRTILELLKAIVKIGILGYVMYSFLIGQYKGIPQLLDMSVQDLIKYSLNIFGGILLRISIVLIVLGIVDYIFQWRDYESNLRMSKEDIKEEFKETEGNPQIKSEIKKKQRQISMRRMMQNIKKADVVITNPTHIAVALMYDNEINDAPVVVAKGQDYIAQRIKEEAIKYSIVIVENKPLAQSLYKTTDIGDSIPPELYKAVAEVLAYVYSLRGE; from the coding sequence TTGAAGTTACAACTTTTTGCCGGTGAAAAGACAGAACCAGCAACACCTAAAAGAAGACAAGATGCGAGAAAAAAAGGACAAGTCTTTCAGAGCAGGGAAGTAACGTCAGCAATAATAACAATAGCTGGATTTTTAGTTATATATTTCACTGTGCAAAATAGCATTGAAGAGATCATGAATCTCATCAAATACTTATTTCTAAATTATGGAGGCGCCAGCGATAATGCATTTACAGTTAATGGAATATATAAATTGTTTGAGATTATTTTAACTGTTTTTCTGAAATTGATACTACCTACAGTTGCAACTGTCTTTTTAGTTGCACTAGTATCGACTTATGCACAGGTTGGATTTGTATTTACTTCGGAATCATTAAATATAAAGTTAGAAAGACTAAATCCATTAGAAGGCATTAAACGAATGTTTTCAAGAAGAACCATACTTGAACTTTTGAAAGCAATTGTAAAGATAGGAATACTAGGCTATGTTATGTACTCATTTTTAATAGGGCAGTATAAAGGTATACCTCAGCTATTAGATATGTCAGTTCAAGATCTTATTAAGTACAGTTTAAATATATTTGGTGGTATATTATTGAGAATTTCTATCGTATTAATAGTTCTTGGGATAGTTGATTATATATTCCAGTGGAGAGATTATGAATCAAATTTGAGAATGAGCAAGGAAGATATCAAAGAAGAATTTAAAGAAACTGAAGGCAATCCGCAAATAAAATCAGAAATTAAAAAGAAACAAAGACAAATTTCTATGAGGAGAATGATGCAAAACATTAAAAAAGCAGATGTTGTTATTACAAATCCAACTCATATAGCTGTTGCTTTAATGTATGACAATGAAATTAATGATGCTCCTGTAGTTGTTGCGAAAGGTCAAGACTATATCGCTCAGAGAATAAAAGAAGAAGCAATTAAATATTCGATTGTTATTGTGGAAAATAAGCCACTTGCTCAATCATTGTACAAAACGACTGATATTGGGGACAGCATACCGCCTGAATTATATAAGGCAGTAGCAGAGGTTTTGGCATATGTTTACAGCTTAAGAGGTGAGTAG
- the flhA gene encoding flagellar biosynthesis protein FlhA, producing the protein MKFSDLIAAVFVVGIVLIIIIPVPSILLDFLLILNISLSIIILLTTMYVKDAMDFSIFPSILLITTLMRLALNISSTRLILTSGFAGNVIHAFGSFVIGNNPIVGFIVFIIIAIVQFIVITKGAERVSEVSARFTLDAMPGKQMSIDADLNAGIINDKEARERRKKIQEEAKFFGSMDGASKFVKGDAIVGIIIMIINIIAGLIIGMTMKGMDINQAIDTYAILTVGDGLVSQIPALLISTATGIIVTRTASETNMGNDVIKQLLREPRVLQITGVLLILMAFIPMLPAIPLFIIGSLFTYLGFSNRKKNKESEQAKNEDLKELEEIRDPKRAYDLLQVDPIELEFGYELIPIASNELLDRIVMIRRQIALDLGLVVPMVRLRDNIQLKPNEYIIKIRGNEVGRGNVYVNKYLCMQVGEMNSDIKGISTREPAFGLPALWIDDSEKSKAEMLGCTVVDVPSVISTHLTSVIKKYSDELLGRQEVKELLDNIKLTNPALVDEIVPKLLSLGDIEKVLCNLLREEISIRDMVTILETLADYAPSTKDTDVLTEYVRQSLKRAITNKYAKDGKLQVITLDPEIEKSIQNAINQTDHGSYLALSPDAMQKILKAIHNIIKKLTIKGEQPIILTAPIIRFYLRKLVEQISKDIVVLSYNELLPNIEVFSVGTVKLSES; encoded by the coding sequence TTGAAGTTTTCAGATTTAATTGCAGCAGTGTTTGTCGTAGGGATTGTGTTAATTATAATCATTCCAGTTCCATCGATTTTATTAGACTTTTTGTTGATTTTAAATATTTCGCTATCAATAATTATATTGCTTACGACAATGTATGTTAAAGATGCAATGGATTTTTCTATATTTCCCTCTATATTGCTTATCACGACTTTAATGAGATTAGCCTTGAATATTTCCTCTACAAGGTTAATTTTAACGTCTGGATTTGCAGGAAATGTGATACATGCTTTTGGCAGTTTCGTTATTGGTAATAATCCCATAGTTGGTTTTATAGTATTTATAATTATAGCAATTGTTCAATTTATTGTAATTACAAAAGGAGCTGAAAGAGTATCTGAAGTTTCAGCAAGGTTTACATTAGATGCAATGCCAGGCAAACAAATGTCGATTGATGCTGATTTAAATGCAGGAATTATAAATGATAAAGAAGCAAGAGAAAGAAGAAAAAAGATTCAAGAAGAAGCTAAATTTTTTGGCTCAATGGATGGTGCAAGCAAATTTGTAAAAGGCGATGCAATTGTTGGAATCATAATAATGATTATAAACATAATAGCTGGTTTAATCATAGGAATGACTATGAAGGGGATGGACATAAATCAAGCAATAGATACATATGCGATTTTAACAGTTGGTGATGGACTAGTTAGTCAAATACCTGCTTTACTTATATCAACAGCCACCGGCATTATAGTAACAAGAACAGCATCGGAAACAAATATGGGCAACGATGTGATAAAACAGCTTTTGAGAGAGCCGAGAGTGCTGCAAATTACAGGTGTATTGCTTATTTTAATGGCATTTATACCTATGCTTCCCGCTATTCCGTTGTTTATCATTGGTTCGTTATTTACATATTTAGGATTTTCTAATAGAAAGAAAAACAAAGAAAGCGAGCAAGCCAAAAACGAAGACTTAAAGGAATTGGAGGAAATTAGAGATCCAAAACGGGCATACGATCTTTTGCAAGTTGATCCTATTGAATTGGAATTTGGATATGAATTGATTCCTATAGCAAGCAACGAGTTATTGGACAGAATCGTAATGATTAGAAGACAAATAGCATTAGATTTAGGCTTGGTTGTGCCGATGGTAAGATTAAGAGATAATATTCAACTTAAGCCAAATGAATACATAATAAAAATTAGAGGTAATGAAGTCGGAAGAGGTAATGTATACGTAAATAAATACCTATGCATGCAAGTCGGTGAAATGAATAGTGATATAAAAGGCATCAGCACTAGAGAGCCTGCATTTGGACTGCCGGCATTATGGATTGATGACAGTGAGAAATCAAAAGCTGAAATGCTGGGATGTACAGTTGTAGATGTTCCATCTGTAATATCAACACATTTGACTAGTGTAATCAAAAAATATTCAGATGAGCTTTTAGGAAGACAAGAAGTTAAAGAATTGCTGGATAACATAAAATTGACAAATCCAGCACTTGTTGATGAGATTGTGCCGAAATTGTTAAGTTTGGGTGATATAGAAAAAGTATTGTGTAATTTGTTACGTGAAGAAATTTCAATACGTGATATGGTTACTATACTGGAAACACTTGCTGATTATGCACCAAGTACAAAAGATACAGACGTTTTAACAGAGTACGTAAGGCAATCATTAAAAAGAGCTATTACAAACAAATATGCGAAGGATGGAAAGCTTCAAGTCATAACACTAGATCCAGAAATTGAGAAATCTATTCAAAATGCAATTAACCAGACTGACCATGGTTCGTATTTGGCTCTTTCACCTGACGCTATGCAAAAAATATTAAAAGCAATTCACAACATCATAAAAAAACTGACAATTAAAGGAGAACAGCCTATTATACTGACTGCACCAATTATTAGATTTTATTTAAGAAAGTTGGTTGAACAGATATCGAAAGATATAGTCGTTTTATCCTATAACGAGCTTTTACCAAATATAGAGGTATTTTCTGTAGGGACGGTGAAATTAAGTGAAAGTTAA
- a CDS encoding DEAD/DEAH box helicase family protein: MKVKRYIADNYQDALRMIKTEMGSDAIILQQNSYKEKGFKGLFKKKKVEVLAAVEENKIDERDIFYKDLYEIKSLLREFKKSENSETDKKDLRDKLIYIGVDEDLTKILTEGISEITDDNIKILQKRIANFIGPPKKINCLNEKKRVVFIGPTGVGKTTTIAKIASQLILREKKNVLLITADIFRIAGAEQLKIYGEILGVPVKVVNNIFDLNRLESEISKYDVVLIDTAGRSHTDSRKMQELKTFLQYGSYDDIYLCLSATTKNSDAKKIIKSYDFINDYNLLFTKLDETDNYSVILNSIYYSKKPISYVTTGQIVPDDICLADSKMIAQNILKGN; this comes from the coding sequence GTGAAAGTTAAGCGCTATATAGCGGATAATTATCAGGATGCATTAAGAATGATAAAAACAGAAATGGGTAGTGATGCTATTATTCTACAACAAAATAGTTATAAAGAAAAGGGATTTAAAGGGTTATTCAAAAAGAAGAAAGTTGAAGTACTGGCAGCAGTTGAAGAAAATAAAATTGATGAAAGAGATATCTTTTATAAAGATTTGTATGAAATTAAATCGCTCTTAAGAGAATTTAAAAAAAGTGAAAATAGCGAAACTGACAAAAAAGATTTAAGAGATAAGTTAATTTACATAGGAGTTGATGAAGATTTAACTAAAATCTTAACCGAAGGAATAAGCGAAATAACCGACGACAATATAAAAATATTGCAAAAAAGAATTGCTAACTTTATTGGACCACCAAAAAAGATAAACTGCTTAAACGAGAAAAAACGTGTTGTTTTTATCGGTCCTACAGGTGTAGGTAAAACGACGACTATAGCAAAAATAGCTTCTCAATTAATATTAAGGGAAAAGAAAAATGTATTGCTGATAACTGCAGACATTTTTAGAATCGCAGGTGCAGAACAGCTAAAGATATATGGTGAAATTTTAGGGGTGCCAGTAAAGGTAGTTAACAACATTTTTGATTTAAATAGATTGGAAAGTGAAATAAGCAAATATGATGTAGTGTTGATTGATACTGCAGGAAGAAGTCATACTGATTCTAGAAAAATGCAAGAACTGAAGACTTTTTTACAGTATGGTTCTTACGATGATATATACTTGTGCTTAAGTGCAACAACGAAAAACAGTGATGCTAAAAAAATTATTAAGTCGTACGATTTTATCAATGACTACAATTTGCTTTTTACAAAATTAGATGAAACAGACAATTACAGTGTCATTTTAAATTCTATATATTATTCGAAAAAGCCTATATCATATGTAACAACAGGACAGATAGTTCCTGATGATATTTGCTTAGCTGATAGCAAAATGATAGCACAAAATATTTTGAAGGGGAATTAA
- a CDS encoding AAA family ATPase — protein MDQADRLRYLFQQNNMKRCRVITVTGGKGGTGKTCISVNLSIALRKLGYNVLIIDADIGFSNAEIELGVISKFTLYDVLYGNKKIIDVINDGPIGVKFISTGGNFDLINGDIDLNVFFNNINILDNYFDYVIVDTGAGINKTVKSFIDMSDDVVVVTTPEPTAIMDAYILIKSIQELSDKNLYLIVNKVTNQSEYVSVYERLNNALINFLGTTINDLGYIHEDARISECIKAQNPIILKYQSSKPSKDITRIAESLTNHKSTKKKEGLLGIFKKMLLNSGGIYNGEHKTRAKD, from the coding sequence ATGGATCAAGCTGATAGGCTAAGATATTTATTCCAACAAAACAATATGAAAAGATGTAGAGTAATAACTGTAACCGGTGGCAAAGGTGGAACAGGTAAAACTTGTATATCAGTCAATTTGTCTATAGCATTGAGAAAGCTTGGATATAATGTGTTAATTATTGATGCAGACATAGGTTTTTCAAATGCAGAGATAGAATTAGGCGTTATATCTAAATTTACTTTGTACGATGTATTATATGGTAACAAAAAAATAATAGATGTTATTAATGATGGTCCAATTGGAGTAAAATTTATATCAACGGGTGGAAACTTTGACCTTATAAATGGCGATATTGATTTGAATGTTTTTTTCAACAATATCAATATCCTTGATAATTACTTTGATTATGTAATTGTCGATACTGGTGCGGGAATCAATAAAACAGTTAAAAGTTTTATCGATATGTCAGACGATGTAGTTGTTGTTACTACGCCGGAACCGACTGCCATAATGGATGCTTATATTTTAATAAAATCAATACAAGAATTAAGCGATAAAAATCTATATTTAATAGTTAATAAAGTTACAAATCAAAGCGAATATGTATCTGTTTATGAAAGGTTAAATAATGCACTGATAAACTTTTTAGGTACTACAATTAACGATTTAGGCTACATTCATGAGGATGCGAGAATAAGTGAGTGCATAAAAGCGCAAAATCCTATAATTTTGAAGTACCAATCAAGCAAGCCTTCAAAAGATATCACAAGAATTGCAGAAAGCCTCACAAATCATAAAAGCACTAAAAAGAAAGAAGGTCTTCTCGGAATATTTAAAAAAATGCTTTTAAATAGCGGAGGTATTTACAATGGAGAACATAAAACCAGGGCAAAAGATTGA
- a CDS encoding flagellar brake protein: MENIKPGQKIEISIGKSNNKYTSKIDDISADGTLLIEAPIHNGHFVPVRIGAKLSITFFNKNGVYTFDGIVINRFLGNISFIQLKRITDIEKLQRRQFFRLEKIMEFKYMVSEDSEIMEKGVIKDISGGGFRAKVKKKIEVGTEIICFLNLDDEFEEIVQKCKVIRCIFFEDGYEIAVKYADIEDRLREKIISFIFKEQRKLKRRQINL; this comes from the coding sequence ATGGAGAACATAAAACCAGGGCAAAAGATTGAAATAAGTATAGGCAAAAGTAATAACAAATATACATCGAAAATTGATGATATCTCGGCTGATGGTACTCTATTGATTGAGGCTCCAATACACAATGGACACTTTGTTCCAGTAAGGATCGGCGCAAAATTGAGCATTACTTTTTTTAATAAAAACGGTGTATATACATTTGATGGCATTGTAATAAATAGATTTTTAGGTAATATTTCGTTTATACAATTAAAAAGAATAACTGATATTGAGAAGTTGCAAAGAAGGCAATTCTTTAGATTAGAGAAGATAATGGAATTTAAATATATGGTGTCTGAAGACAGTGAAATAATGGAAAAGGGAGTCATAAAAGATATTAGCGGAGGAGGCTTTCGGGCAAAAGTCAAGAAAAAAATAGAAGTTGGAACTGAAATAATTTGTTTCTTAAATTTAGACGATGAGTTTGAAGAAATCGTGCAAAAATGTAAAGTTATTAGATGTATTTTTTTTGAAGATGGGTATGAAATAGCTGTAAAATATGCCGATATAGAAGATAGATTAAGAGAAAAGATAATATCATTTATTTTTAAAGAACAAAGAAAGTTAAAAAGACGACAAATAAATTTATAA
- a CDS encoding chemotaxis protein CheA: MDTNQYLEIFLEESEEHIESLNENLLQLEKNPEDSHIIDEIFRSAHTLKGMAATMGFENMTRLTHKMEDVLQEIRSNSIKVTSNLMDGLFKCIDALSSMTGIISESGNDSYDIENLIELLETNNSEEEVAATNIENSKSLDSNNINVYEKDIIEKAASQGYKTYSIEVVIDKNCVMKSARAFIVFNTLDNLGDIVDSTPSVEDIEDEKFDDRFTVHLISKHEKDDIKSKLISISEIKIINIEELLYSKEIKDNKKLEPANLSSADQIKHSKTNKSVRVDIERLDNLMNLVSELIIIKTRLEGLESNEKNPETISTIEYLERITTNLHDAVMKVRMVPVERVFNRFPRMVRDLSRELNKKITLNMYGQDTEVDRTVIDEIGDPLVHLMRNSIDHGIETPEVRVKKGKPETGVINLKAYHEGNNVIIEVSDDGSGINFEKVKNKAYEKGMLSADEVEELSNEKLVKLLFEPGFSTSDTISDISGRGVGLDVVKNKIESLNGSIEVKTEVDKGTKFIIKLPLTLAIIQALLVMVGNEKYAFPLNSISEIVNKNKNEIHLVQGKEVVMYRGKVIPLIRLHNVLDLKSNEDSDNFICVIIKKGDNLAACSVDELIGQQEIVIKPLGKYLSNVKIIAGATILGDGQVALIIDSNNLL; this comes from the coding sequence ATGGATACAAATCAATACTTAGAGATATTTTTGGAAGAATCTGAAGAACATATTGAAAGTTTAAATGAAAATCTTCTTCAACTTGAAAAAAATCCAGAAGATTCACATATTATTGATGAAATATTTAGATCTGCTCATACACTTAAAGGAATGGCTGCTACAATGGGCTTTGAAAACATGACTAGATTGACACACAAAATGGAAGATGTTTTGCAAGAAATAAGAAGCAATTCCATAAAAGTTACCAGCAATCTCATGGATGGGTTATTTAAATGTATTGATGCATTAAGTTCAATGACAGGAATTATATCTGAAAGTGGAAACGATTCGTATGACATTGAAAATTTGATTGAATTATTAGAAACAAATAATTCGGAAGAAGAAGTAGCAGCGACGAATATCGAAAATTCGAAATCTCTAGACAGCAACAATATAAATGTATATGAAAAAGACATAATAGAAAAGGCTGCATCTCAAGGCTATAAAACTTACAGCATAGAAGTGGTCATAGACAAAAATTGTGTAATGAAGTCTGCAAGAGCTTTTATTGTATTTAATACTTTAGACAATCTAGGAGATATTGTTGATTCTACACCTTCAGTAGAAGATATAGAAGATGAAAAGTTTGATGATAGATTTACAGTTCATTTAATCAGCAAACATGAAAAAGATGATATAAAATCTAAGCTAATTTCAATATCAGAAATAAAAATTATAAATATCGAGGAATTGTTGTATTCAAAGGAAATCAAAGATAATAAGAAACTTGAACCAGCAAATCTAAGCTCAGCTGATCAAATAAAACATAGTAAAACTAATAAAAGCGTTAGAGTTGATATTGAGAGGTTAGATAATTTAATGAACCTTGTCAGCGAGTTGATTATAATTAAAACTCGCCTTGAAGGTCTTGAATCGAATGAAAAAAATCCTGAAACAATTTCAACGATTGAATATTTAGAAAGAATAACGACAAACCTTCATGATGCGGTAATGAAAGTCAGAATGGTTCCAGTTGAAAGAGTGTTTAACCGTTTTCCCCGTATGGTCAGAGATTTATCTAGGGAATTAAATAAAAAAATTACGCTTAATATGTATGGCCAGGATACAGAAGTTGATCGTACCGTAATTGATGAAATAGGTGATCCACTTGTACATCTAATGAGGAATTCTATAGATCATGGAATAGAAACACCAGAAGTCCGTGTAAAAAAAGGCAAACCTGAAACAGGTGTTATTAATCTAAAAGCATATCATGAAGGCAATAATGTAATAATCGAAGTGAGTGATGATGGTTCTGGAATTAACTTTGAAAAAGTAAAAAATAAAGCTTATGAAAAAGGAATGCTATCTGCTGATGAAGTTGAAGAACTATCAAATGAAAAATTGGTAAAGTTGCTTTTTGAACCTGGATTTAGCACATCTGATACGATATCTGACATTTCAGGTAGAGGAGTTGGACTAGATGTAGTAAAAAATAAAATAGAATCTTTGAATGGATCTATTGAAGTTAAAACAGAAGTAGACAAAGGCACAAAATTTATAATAAAACTGCCATTAACTTTAGCAATAATTCAAGCTTTGTTAGTCATGGTAGGTAATGAAAAATATGCTTTTCCATTAAACTCAATATCAGAAATTGTAAACAAGAATAAAAATGAAATACATTTAGTGCAGGGTAAAGAAGTAGTTATGTACAGAGGTAAGGTCATCCCTCTTATAAGATTACATAATGTTCTCGATCTGAAGTCAAATGAAGACAGTGATAATTTTATCTGTGTAATAATAAAAAAAGGTGATAATCTTGCAGCATGTAGTGTTGATGAACTTATCGGACAGCAGGAAATAGTAATAAAGCCTTTGGGGAAATATCTAAGCAATGTAAAAATAATTGCCGGTGCAACGATACTGGGCGATGGACAAGTTGCACTTATCATAGATTCAAATAATTTACTTTAA
- a CDS encoding chemotaxis protein CheW has product MSMFVVTRLGSEEYGIEIDKVQSIEKITKITRVPKAPSFVKGVINLRGEIIPVISLRMLLKLSEVEFDDDTRIVIIKNNDIIIGIIVDNANEVVEINDSNIDSIDVNSNLYKKESFIGKIGKIDNRILMLFDIDKLTTQQEVKL; this is encoded by the coding sequence ATGAGCATGTTTGTCGTAACAAGATTAGGAAGTGAAGAATATGGGATAGAAATAGACAAAGTACAATCTATTGAGAAAATTACGAAAATAACGAGGGTTCCAAAGGCGCCTTCTTTCGTAAAAGGTGTCATTAACTTAAGAGGTGAAATAATACCAGTAATTTCCCTTAGAATGTTGTTAAAATTAAGCGAAGTTGAATTTGATGATGATACAAGAATCGTAATAATAAAAAACAATGATATTATCATTGGAATCATCGTAGATAATGCAAATGAAGTTGTAGAAATTAACGACAGTAATATCGATTCAATAGATGTAAACAGTAATTTGTACAAAAAAGAAAGTTTTATCGGTAAAATAGGCAAAATTGACAATAGAATATTAATGCTATTTGATATAGACAAACTGACTACTCAGCAGGAAGTGAAGTTATGA